The following proteins come from a genomic window of Maniola jurtina chromosome 15, ilManJurt1.1, whole genome shotgun sequence:
- the LOC123872738 gene encoding uncharacterized protein LOC123872738: MAFQLGEPKPPEDAMYFERKPPPERADEYASEIAHKDLFDTISEVHYLPELGGPHDEELLESLVEKGCEDNQILVDQALDKLNHLVHGAGEYNVEDDMLLSNAPVSDIINRLEQTLESPGHSSITAAQGLLHLHHIGDHLSQADHRQAIEQSYMSQEVFVPEDASQCPMESLTAAANELQEMNEMNHIGEYDDSAEKRLDADVGDVHTMCAEQVPDSLETDSEKTYHELQSQALPDQSEINTPTQTSDDVTSNGCLQVCEQICGKPEDEQTMETNEEEAQRVTAEQTTQDNSNFDHDGEMANEDLLPTDLSIKNVEKSVAPLILPCDSDTPHLEDNVSVKSDEQPRDLTVHRRLPTPHASPRRTEVPRAPSRESDAMQSPQPSGIPAVPSSPEIFTMPLTKSKQTLFLETLLSSPSPKMYTSEVTITKQQCEPLNLGKHRKSASPTVSSCSDEMKKLNKEFGEPQEKKMRRESSEELAKVSKVFKTEDQIAKKPELKVVKSPMDETTPLKQLLALKSNPELNIPDPLLVPKDKLNSILVAPGREIPALLLQRPELRLPQAFAFPAVLQDPDILVVSLSQLETILENEELKSPSPKPPKDKEPKTVTSSKNSVSIEKSGTPLPDQTSQPKPIPSMDALAGDIDAATSAALNQMLWLPYLSQLEAMAACSQNMDFLKALNSAGYTGQNYPDLSQMFNHSNRFMGAGGFPMMPPMDYDNRLQFAMWQEAMSHANSQRSKQGAMAEQMKELSKSTDVQNPYVHSTKNHPSKTHSSARTSPIAHNYNNQRSMAHNPFLQGMYPGMNPNIRPNMPLPGLQIPYFNPQMMGNQRSPRTGQQKSPSSPYYPNNNYLQSVKQSESHNHQRSSSQESPRPRISVKSLHNLLEPSAAAASGVGSSRRGSATPTSVMGRRRDEPEVGSTTPLGEPPPHMPPHPHDPSSFHLWHPLFGNQKSYNSPWSWTTVTATGD; this comes from the coding sequence ATGGCGTTCCAGCTCGGCGAGCCCAAGCCGCCCGAGGACGCGATGTACTTCGAGCGGAAGCCGCCGCCCGAGCGCGCCGACGAGTACGCGAGCGAGATCGCCCACAAGGATCTCttcgacaccatcagtgaagtTCACTATCTGCCGGAGCTCGGTGGACCTCACGATGAGGAGTTGCTAGAATCGTTAGTGGAAAAAGGTTGTGAAGATAATCAAATCCTAGTCGACCAGGCCCTGGACAAGTTGAATCATCTCGTGCACGGAGCCGGCGAGTACAACGTAGAGGACGACATGCTCCTGAGCAACGCTCCAGTCTCGGATATCATAAACCGACTGGAGCAGACGCTCGAGTCGCCCGGACATAGCAGTATTACCGCAGCACAGGGTCTGCTGCACTTGCATCACATAGGAGATCACCTCTCCCAGGCGGATCATAGACAAGCCATCGAGCAGTCGTACATGTCGCAGGAAGTGTTCGTTCCGGAAGACGCGTCCCAGTGTCCGATGGAATCGTTGACTGCTGCTGCTAATGAGCTTCAGGAGATGAACGAGATGAACCACATAGGAGAATATGATGACAGTGCCGAGAAGAGGCTAGACGCCGACGTTGGAGATGTACACACCATGTGTGCAGAACAAGTACCTGATTCACTGGAGACTGATTCTGAGAAAACCTACCATGAGCTCCAATCGCAAGCCTTGCCCGATCAAAGTGAAATCAATACACCCACCCAGACCTCTGACGATGTCACCAGTAATGGGTGTTTACAAGTCTGTGAACAAATCTGCGGAAAGCCAGAAGATGAACAAACTATGGAAACCAACGAGGAGGAAGCTCAGAGAGTTACCGCTGAACAGACCACTCAAGATAATAGTAATTTCGACCACGATGGAGAAATGGCGAATGAAGATTTATTGCCTACAGATTTAAGTATAAAGAACGTTGAAAAATCTGTAGCGCCTCTAATACTTCCGTGTGACAGTGACACGCCTCACCTTGAAGACAACGTATCCGTGAAAAGCGACGAGCAGCCTAGAGACCTAACGGTGCACAGGCGGCTGCCCACTCCGCATGCGTCACCGCGAAGGACAGAAGTGCCTCGCGCGCCGTCGAGGGAGTCGGATGCGATGCAATCCCCACAACCCAGCGGGATTCCCGCCGTGCCCTCGTCACCAGAAATTTTCACGATGCCTCTGACTAAAAGCAAACAAACGTTGTTCTTGGAAACACTGCTCTCGTCTCCCTCACCTAAAATGTACACCTCAGAAGTAACAATAACGAAACAGCAATGTGAGCCACTGAACCTTGGGAAACATCGGAAATCTGCCAGCCCCACTGTCTCTAGTTGCTCGGACGAAATGAAGAAATTGAACAAAGAATTCGGTGAAcctcaagaaaaaaaaatgaggcGCGAATCCAGCGAAGAATTAGCGAAAGTGAGCAAAGTGTTTAAGACGGAAGATCAAATAGCCAAAAAACCTGAGCTGAAAGTTGTCAAATCACCCATGGATGAAACTACGCCGCTTAAACAGTTGCTAGCCTTAAAATCAAATCCCGAATTGAACATTCCAGATCCTCTATTAGTTCCTAAAGATAAGCTAAATTCTATTCTTGTAGCACCGGGCAGGGAGATACCGGCGTTGCTGTTACAGAGGCCGGAGCTGAGGTTACCGCAAGCGTTCGCTTTCCCGGCCGTCTTACAGGATCCAGATATACTGGTCGTATCATTATCGCAATTAGAAACTATTTTAGAGAACGAGGAGTTGAAATCTCCATCACCGAAACCTCCAAAGGACAAGGAGCCTAAAACTGTCACGTCGTCCAAGAACTCTGTTAGTATAGAGAAATCCGGCACGCCGCTGCCCGATCAAACTAGTCAACCTAAACCTATACCCTCGATGGATGCTCTTGCGGGTGACATAGATGCTGCCACGTCGGCTGCGCTCAACCAAATGCTGTGGTTACCGTATTTAAGTCAACTAGAGGCGATGGCAGCTTGTTCTCAAAACATGGATTTTCTAAAAGCTTTAAACTCTGCAGGATACACTGGACAAAATTATCCAGACCTGTCCCAAATGTTCAACCATTCTAATCGCTTTATGGGCGCGGGTGGTTTTCCTATGATGCCACCTATGGATTACGACAATCGATTGCAGTTTGCGATGTGGCAAGAAGCGATGTCGCATGCGAACTCCCAGAGATCCAAGCAAGGGGCAATGGCGGAGCAGATGAAGGAGCTATCCAAATCCACTGACGTCCAGAACCCATACGTACATTCCACGAAGAATCATCCGAGTAAAACACATTCCTCTGCCCGGACGAGTCCGATAGCGCATAATTACAATAACCAGCGGTCGATGGCTCACAACCCGTTTCTACAGGGCATGTACCCGGGCATGAATCCGAACATACGGCCGAATATGCCTCTTCCCGGGTTGCAAATCCCGTATTTCAATCCTCAAATGATGGGGAACCAGCGGTCGCCGCGCACCGGACAGCAGAAGAGTCCGAGCTCGCCTTACTACCCGAACAACAACTACTTGCAGTCGGTGAAACAGTCGGAGAGTCACAATCACCAGCGGAGTTCCTCGCAAGAGTCTCCGAGGCCGAGGATAAGTGTGAAGTCGTTGCACAATCTCCTGGAGCCTTCAGCGGCGGCTGCGTCCGGGGTCGGGTCTTCGCGCCGGGGCTCTGCCACTCCTACGTCAGTGATGGGGCGAAGGAGAGACGAGCCCGAGGTGGGGAGCACCACGCCGCTGGGAGAGCCTCCGCCGCACATGCCTCCTCATCCGCACGACCCTTCATCGTTCCACCTATGGCACCCCCTGTTTGGCAA
- the LOC123872754 gene encoding phosphatidylinositol-glycan biosynthesis class X protein, whose amino-acid sequence MMIHNQVVLSKVSVFWCLLFLGEIEGKNCNFNVQIEQKLLNEGFHRNLSINIDFASDSEEERWLYEDCMVGIEQTLPAGVYASLDDINDNGCKSLIHAIFKTPVNIELPAQKSEPLIIHLLSKVRDYRTHVYIPVHARYHHATTGGGLVRNEIPVPKLYLLCPDKKLNQCDDLYLEVTRDNNFCAEGVSKEICSWKEIPTIMVTAPITWDVPIGNTDHYPTVAAGTAIVIIAGSLYLLNAIHQYKTQLHRNKKKL is encoded by the exons ATGATGATCCACAACCAAGTAGTTTTATCAAAAGTTAGCGTATTTtggtgtttattatttttgggtGAAATTGAAGGGAAAAATTGCAATTTCAATGTACAAATCGAACAGAAATTACTCAACGAAGGCTTTCACAG GAACCTAAGCATCAACATAGACTTTGCAAGTGACAGTGAAGAGGAAAGGTGGTTGTATGAAGACTGCATGGTGGGGATTGAGCAGACCCTACCAGCTGGGGTGTATGCCAGTCTTGATGACATTAATGATAATGGCTGCAAGAGTTTG ATACACGCAATATTCAAAACACCAGTCAACATAGAGCTACCAGCCCAAAAGTCTGAGCCGCTCATCATACATTTGTTAAGTAAAGTAAGGGACTATAGAACGCATGTTTACATACCCGTGCATGCAAGGTACCACCATGCAACCACTGGTGGAGG ATTAGTCAGAAATGAGATACCAGTACCAAAGCTGTATCTCCTGTGCCCCGACAAGAAGTTGAACCAATGCGATGACCTGTACTTGGAAGTGACACGTGACAACAACTTTTGTGCTGAAGGTGTCTCCAAAGAAATATGCTCATGGAAAGAAATACCTACCATTATG GTCACAGCGCCTATAACCTGGGACGTGCCAATCGGCAACACGGACCACTACCCCACAGTGGCGGCGGGCACTGCCATAGTCATCATAGCGGGCTCATTGTACCTTTTAAACGCTATACACCAGTACAAGACACAACTGCACAGAAATAAAAAGAAGTTATGA